The sequence TCAAGACCATTGGCGACCTTGCCGCCCGCCCCGGCACGCCGCTCGCGGCCCGCTTCGGTGAGGATCTGCTCAGGCGGCTGGCGCGCACGCTCGGGCGCGAGGATGCGCGTCTGGTACCGCGCCGCCCGTTGCCGGAATGCATTGCCGAGCGGCGCTTCGCCGAGCCCATCGCCCGCAGTGCCGACATCGAGGCGACGCTCGCCCGGCTGGTCGACGATCTCGCCTTGATGCTGGAAGCGCGTGGCGAGGGCGGGCGGGCTTTTGAGGCCAGCTTTTTCCGCACGGATGGCGCCGTACGGCGGCTGCGGATCGAGACCGCGCGGCCGCTGCGCGACGGCGCGGCGCTCGCCCGGCTCTGGCGCGATCGGATCGAGGCGCTGGCCGACCCGCTCGATCCCGGCTTCGGCTTCGATCTCGTGCGGCTCGGCGTGTTGCGGGCCGAGAAGCTCACCCCGGCACAGGTGAGCCTCGATGGCCGCGCGGTGGAGGAAGAGGAGGTCGCCGCGCTGATCGACCGGCTCGCCGTGCGGCTGGGACGCGAGCGGGTGCTGCGCTTCCTTCAGCGCGACACTCACGACCCCGACCGCGCCAGCGCGCTGGTGCCGGCCGGCGCCGCGCCCGCGCCAGTGCCTGCGCCGACCCTGCCGGACGTGCCGGCGCGCCCGCTCACCCTGTTCGACCCGCCCCAGCCGGTGGAGGCGCTGGCCGAAGTGCCGGACGGCCCGCCCTTGCGTTTCCGCTGGCGGCGGGTGGTGCATGAGGTCGCCCGCGCCGAGGGGCCGGAGCGGCTCGCCCCGGAATGGTGGCGCCGGCCCGACATGGCACCGACGCGCGATTATTACCGGGTGGAAAACCGCGAGGGCCGGCGCTTCTGGCTGTTCCGCGCCGGCCTTTACGAGCGCAAGGCGCACGGCGAGGCCGACCAGCCGCGCTGGTTCGTGCACGGCCTGTTTCCGTGAGGCGGGGATGAGCGCGCCCTTCTATGCGGAACTCGTCGCCGCTTCGAACTTCTCCTTCCTGCGCGGAGCGTCCAGCGCGGGCGATCTGGTGGCGCAGGCGCTGATCCTCGGCCAGGCCGGGCTCGGCATCGCCGACCGCAACAGCGTGGCCGGGGTGGTGCGCGCCCATGCGGCGGTGAAGGAACTCGCCGAGCGTTACGCCGCCTTCTGGACCGCGCGGCGGAACGGGCACCCGCCCCCCGCACCAGCAGGGGTGGAGGAAGACGATCTTCTTACCCGCGTGTTGCGCCACCGGGCGGAGGCGGCGGCCGATGCCGGGCGCGAGGCGGCGCTACCCTTCACCCTCGCCGTGGGGGCGCGGCTGGTCTTTGCCGATGGAACCCCCGACATCGTCGCCCATGCGCAGACGCGCGCCGGCTGGGCAAGGCTGTGCCGGCTGCTCACCCAGGGCAATCTGCGGGTTGGCAAGGGAGAGTGCAGGCTGCTGCTCGACGACCTGCTGGCCGATGCCGGCGGGCTCTCGCTCATCCTGATGCCGCCGGACGATATGCCGGCTAATGGGCTTCCGACGCTGATCCCCCTCCTGGCGTCGCTAAAAGAGGCGGCGCCCGGCGCGCTGTGGCTCGGCGCCACGATGCGCCGGCGCGGCACCGACAGGCGCCGGCTGGCGGGGCTGAAGGCGCTGGGGGCGAAGCTGGGACTGCCGCTCCTCGCCACCAATGACGTGCTCTACCATCACCCCCATGAGCGCGACCTGCAGGATGTGCTCACCTGCATCCGCGAAGGCGTCACGCTGGAGACGGCGGGGCGGCGGCTGGAGGCCAATGCCGAACGCCACCTGAAAAGCCCGGCGGAGATGGCGCGGCTGTTCCGCGCGGCGCCGGAGGCGGTGGAGGAAATCGCAGCCTATCTGGCCTGCCTCGATTTCTCGCTTGGCCAGCTCAAATATGAGTACCCGCAGGAGCCGGTGCCGCCCGGCTATACCCCGCAGCAGCGGCTGGAGGAACTGACCTTCCAGCGCGCCGCCATCCGCTATCCCGACGGCGTGCCCGACAAGGTGGAGCGCCAGCTCAAGGTGGAACTGGGGCTGATAGGCGAGCTCGGCTACGCGCCCTATTTCCTCACCATCCGCGACATCGTCGATTTCGCCGAGCGGCGCGGCATTCTCTGCCAGGGGCGCGGCTCGGCGGCGAATTCCGCCGTGTGCTATGTGCTCGGCATCACCGCCGTCGATCCCGCGACCAGCAATTTGCTGTTCTCCCGCTTCATCGCCCGCGAGCGTAACGAGCCGCCCGATATCGACGTCGATTTCGAGCATGAGCGGCGCGAGGAGGTGATGCAGTACATCTATGAGCGCTATGGGCGGGAGCGGGCCGGCATTGTCGCCACGGTCATTTCCTATCGCCCGAAGAGCGCCATCCGCGATGTCGGCAAGGCGATGGGCCTCACCGAGGACATCACCGCCCGCCTCGCCGGCACTGTGTGGGGCAGTTGGGGGCGCGAGATCGACCAGCGCCAGGCGCGCGAGGCCGGGCTCGACCCGTCGAACCCGATGGTGGCGCGGGCGATCGGCCTCGCCACGCGCCTGCTCGGCTTTCCCCGCCACCTCTCCCAGCATGTCGGCGGCTTTGTGCTGACCCAGCACCGGCTCGACGAGACGGTGCCGATCGGCAATGCCGCGATGAAGGACCGTACCTTCATCGAATGGGACAAGGACGATATCGACACACTTGGCCTGCTCAAGGTCGACGTGCTGGCGCTCGGCATGCTCACCTGCATCCGCAAGTCGCTCGATCTCCTGCGCGCGCATGAGGAAATCGACTGGGGCCTCGCCGAGGTGCCGCGCGAGCAACCCGATGTCTACGACATGCTGTGCAAGGGCGATTCCATCGGCGTGTTCCAGGTGGAAAGCCGGGCCCAGATCAACATGCTGCCGCGCCTGAAGCCGCGCCGGCTCTACGACCTCGTCATCCAGGTCGCCATTGTCCGCCCCGGCCCGATCCAGGGCGACATGGTGCACCCCTATCTGCGCCGGCGCGACGGGCTGGAAAAGGAGAACTACCCCTCGCCGGCTCCGCCGCACAATCCCGACGAGCTGCGCGAGGTGCTGGCGCGCACGCTCGGCGTGCCGCTGTTTCAGGAACAGGCGATGCACCTTGCCATGGTGGCGGCGGAATTCAGCGATGCGGAGGCCAACCGGTTGCGCCGCGCCATGGCCACCTTCCGCCATAACGGCACCATCGGCACTTTCCAGAAGCTGCTGGTGGAGCGGATGAGCGCGCGCGGCTACGACCCTGCCTTCGCCGCCCGCTGCTTCGAGCAGATCAAGGGTTTCGGCGAATATGGCTTTCCGGAAAGCCACGCTGCCTCCTTCGCCAAGCTGGTCTACATCTCCGCCTTCCTCAAATGCCGCTACCCCGCGATCTTCGCCGCGGCGCTGCTCAACTCGCAGCCCATGGGCTTCTACGCCCCCGCGCAGATCGTGCGCGATGCGCGCGAGCACGGGGTGGAGATCCGTGGCCCGGACGTGAATTTCAGCTTCCACGACAACACGCTGGAGCGCGACGCGCCGGGCGTGCCGCTGGCGCTGCGGCTCGGCCTGCGCCAGCTCGATGGCTTCAAGGAGGAATGGAGCCGACAACTGGTCGAGGCGCGGGAGCGGGGATTCCTGCACGATGTGGAG is a genomic window of Ancylobacter sp. IITR112 containing:
- a CDS encoding DNA polymerase Y family protein, producing the protein MQNALRLAALDRAARRAGLAPGLTLADARARVPDLAVLDHDPAADAAFLEEVADDCDRWTPLVALDMPDGVPDGLMLDITGCAHLFGGEAALRLRLLAHLQRHGLEAHAVIAGTPDAARALARSGKGGVVPPGGEAPAVAGLPVARLGVSADIVTGLSRAGLKTIGDLAARPGTPLAARFGEDLLRRLARTLGREDARLVPRRPLPECIAERRFAEPIARSADIEATLARLVDDLALMLEARGEGGRAFEASFFRTDGAVRRLRIETARPLRDGAALARLWRDRIEALADPLDPGFGFDLVRLGVLRAEKLTPAQVSLDGRAVEEEEVAALIDRLAVRLGRERVLRFLQRDTHDPDRASALVPAGAAPAPVPAPTLPDVPARPLTLFDPPQPVEALAEVPDGPPLRFRWRRVVHEVARAEGPERLAPEWWRRPDMAPTRDYYRVENREGRRFWLFRAGLYERKAHGEADQPRWFVHGLFP
- a CDS encoding error-prone DNA polymerase — protein: MSAPFYAELVAASNFSFLRGASSAGDLVAQALILGQAGLGIADRNSVAGVVRAHAAVKELAERYAAFWTARRNGHPPPAPAGVEEDDLLTRVLRHRAEAAADAGREAALPFTLAVGARLVFADGTPDIVAHAQTRAGWARLCRLLTQGNLRVGKGECRLLLDDLLADAGGLSLILMPPDDMPANGLPTLIPLLASLKEAAPGALWLGATMRRRGTDRRRLAGLKALGAKLGLPLLATNDVLYHHPHERDLQDVLTCIREGVTLETAGRRLEANAERHLKSPAEMARLFRAAPEAVEEIAAYLACLDFSLGQLKYEYPQEPVPPGYTPQQRLEELTFQRAAIRYPDGVPDKVERQLKVELGLIGELGYAPYFLTIRDIVDFAERRGILCQGRGSAANSAVCYVLGITAVDPATSNLLFSRFIARERNEPPDIDVDFEHERREEVMQYIYERYGRERAGIVATVISYRPKSAIRDVGKAMGLTEDITARLAGTVWGSWGREIDQRQAREAGLDPSNPMVARAIGLATRLLGFPRHLSQHVGGFVLTQHRLDETVPIGNAAMKDRTFIEWDKDDIDTLGLLKVDVLALGMLTCIRKSLDLLRAHEEIDWGLAEVPREQPDVYDMLCKGDSIGVFQVESRAQINMLPRLKPRRLYDLVIQVAIVRPGPIQGDMVHPYLRRRDGLEKENYPSPAPPHNPDELREVLARTLGVPLFQEQAMHLAMVAAEFSDAEANRLRRAMATFRHNGTIGTFQKLLVERMSARGYDPAFAARCFEQIKGFGEYGFPESHAASFAKLVYISAFLKCRYPAIFAAALLNSQPMGFYAPAQIVRDAREHGVEIRGPDVNFSFHDNTLERDAPGVPLALRLGLRQLDGFKEEWSRQLVEARERGFLHDVETLAHRSRLPAAALAKLADADACRSMGLDRREAAWAMRRLPDDTPLPLFAAAQARELGSDADAHLPLMPLPEQIAVDYQTTRLSLKGHPMGMLRAVFAAEGVASSAEVAAARDGVRLRAAGIVLVRQRPGKGNAIFMTLEDETGIVNVLLWTRQFERYRAEVMGARLVVVEGRVQKSKEGVVHVMGERVFDRTGELARLFEDVRAMPSPQADPGEDVRGQGKPPPAGHLLAGRRSGQGHPRQVRVLPKSRDFH